The bacterium genome segment TGCAAAACGCGACGGGGAGGTGTGCAGAGCCGCCCTCCGGGACCCCGGACACCCCAAATAGCGACGGAAAGGTGTGCAAACCGAGACCCGAATAGCGACGGAAAGGGGTGCAAAACGGGACGGAAAGGCGTGCAAAACGGGACGGAAAGGTGTGCAGACAAAACGGCCCTCAGAGGGCCCGGCCGAACTCAGCGAGGCCGAAATAGCGACGGAAAGGTGTGCAAACAAGGCTGTTTTGGGGTCCTTGGGGGGGCTTGCTCGAAAAAATCGGAGGTCGTCTAATCAGGCCACCCGAACGGCGGTTCCCAGGGCCGCACCGAGAAAGCGATGAAGCACCGCGTCACAGCAGATTTCGGATCTGCCCTACCGCTCGAGCTGCATGAGCAGCTGCCCCTCCTGGCGCCAGCCGAGGCGATCCAGGCCCTCAACGCGAGCGGTTTACTGCCGGACCCCGACGAGGTCTGGCGCGCCTACACGGAGACCAACACGCCCACGCCGGAGGCCGCCGCGGTGCTCGCTCACCTCCAGCTGCTCGTCAGGCAGGGCGACCGCTGGGCGGACCAGCGGCAGTTGGCGGAGCTGGCGGCGACGTCACCGAGCACGGTGAGCCGTTGTGTCGACCGGCTGCGGCAGCTGGGTTTGGTCGCCACGAGCGGGGGCGAGCGTGTCCGGCGCGGTGGGAAGGTTGAGCGCTCCTGCCTCCATTACCGGCTGACGTGGTCCAGCGCGATCGAGCTCAAGCCGCACCGGCTACTCCAGGCCCGGCTGTGGGCGTGGAGTCGGGGCGCTGGAGTTCCAGCTCGGGAGGCGGCTGCTTGCCTCCGCCGCGGCCCTGGCGGCGTTCAGCGGTTGAGGCTCCTAGTCTCGGCGTGCCGGCTCAAGCCCAGGCGTGGGCGGCCGGTAGTAGTGGTCCCTTCGTCTCACGGTCGGGACCAGGTCGCGCCCGAGCAGCGAGGCGCCGCGGCGATCGGCGACATCCTGCGAGCCCGCCTGGAGCACGGTGCTTCAAGTTCGAAACCGCTTGTTTTGCGGCCTTCCTGGAGCGAGGGCTATAGGGATTCCAGACAAGGTCTGAAATCCCCGGAAAGCGCGCACGACGCGCCCGGCGTTCGAATCGACCATTACCCAGATAGTGGCCATAGTGAACTCGAAACCAGCACGGAACCGAGCTCAAATCCCGTAACCATCGACGGCGACCCGCAGCTCCTCCGGACACGCTGCGAAGCGCTGGCGGCGACTATCCGAGATCGGGCTCCTCGAGCGATGTGGCACGAGGTCGTCAGACGGGCGACGCGAGGCCGCATCCCCCTGGCGAGGGCGGTGGAGCTCTACGAGCAGTGTGTGGCCGAGGCTCGCGTCGAGAGTCGGATCGGCAACGTGGCGGCGCCGGCAGCTTGGGCAGCCGCCGGCTTTAGACGGCGAGTTCGAGAGGAGGCAGCTTGAGCGCGATCGCAGTCGTCTCCAGCAGCGTCGGGGCGCCCCCGCAGGACCTGGATGCCGAGCAGTCGGTGCTCGGATCGATCCTGCTCCAGCCGGCCTCTCTGCTCGAGGTCGTCGACTTCCTGAGGCCCGAGGACTTCTATCGCGAGAACCACGGCCAGATCTACAGGGCCGCGATTGCGCTACAGGAGGCCGGCGAGCCGATCGACAACGTGACGTTGGGTTCAGAGCTCGACAAGCGCGCCCTGCTGGAGCGCATAGGCGGTCGCGCCCAGCTGGCGCTGCTGCAGGAGCAAGTCCCCACCGCCGCGAACATCGAGCGCTACGCGCGGATCGTGAAAGAGCACGCTCAGCGCCGGCGCCTGGTCTCCGCCGGCCAACAC includes the following:
- a CDS encoding MarR family transcriptional regulator; amino-acid sequence: MKHRVTADFGSALPLELHEQLPLLAPAEAIQALNASGLLPDPDEVWRAYTETNTPTPEAAAVLAHLQLLVRQGDRWADQRQLAELAATSPSTVSRCVDRLRQLGLVATSGGERVRRGGKVERSCLHYRLTWSSAIELKPHRLLQARLWAWSRGAGVPAREAAACLRRGPGGVQRLRLLVSACRLKPRRGRPVVVVPSSHGRDQVAPEQRGAAAIGDILRARLEHGASSSKPLVLRPSWSEGYRDSRQGLKSPESAHDAPGVRIDHYPDSGHSELETSTEPSSNPVTIDGDPQLLRTRCEALAATIRDRAPRAMWHEVVRRATRGRIPLARAVELYEQCVAEARVESRIGNVAAPAAWAAAGFRRRVREEAA